A genomic segment from Conger conger chromosome 2, fConCon1.1, whole genome shotgun sequence encodes:
- the LOC133114883 gene encoding actin-related protein 2/3 complex subunit 1B, translating to MAYHSFLLEPISCHAWSKDRTQIALCPNNHEVHIYKKDGVRWTKIHELKEHSGQVTGIDWAPESNRIVTCGTDRNAYVWTLKGDTWKPTLVILRINRAARCVRWSPRENKFAVGSGSRLISVCYFEQENDWWVCKHIKKPIRSTVLSLDWHPNNVLLAAGSCDFKCRIFSAYIREVEERPGPTPWGSKMPFGEVMFESAGTAGWVHSVCFSSSGSRVAWASHDSMVAVADGGKTTVINSLSSETLPLLCVTFITENSLVAAGHDCYPVLFVYDADKGTLTFGGKLDVPKQSTQRGMTARERFQNLDKKAEAKEVVLDSLHKNSISQISVLEGGKSKCAKFCTTGMDGGMAIWDVKTLESAMKDLKIV from the exons ATGGCTTACCACAGTTTTCTACTGGAACCCATCAGCTGCCATGCCTGGAGCAAGGACAGAACCC AAATTGCTTTGTGCCCAAACAATCATGAAGTCCATATCTACAAGAAGGATGGTGTCAGGTGGACCAAGATACACGAGCTGAAGGAACACAGCGgccaggtgacag GCATCGACTGGGCCCCAGAGAGCAACCGCATTGTCACCTGTGGCACTGACCGCAACGCTTACGTGTGGACCCTGAAGGGCGACACGTGGAAGCCCACCCTGGTCATCCTCAGGATTAACCGCGCTGCCCGCTGCGTCAGGTGGTCCCCTCGAGAGAACAAGTTTGCGGTGGGGAGTGGTTCCCGCCTCATCTCCGTCTGTTACTTTGAGCAGGAGAACGACTG GTGGGTTTGCAAACACATCAAAAAGCCAATTCGCTCCACAGTCCTCAGTTTAGACTGGCATCCCAACAATGTGTTGCTAGCTGCTGGATCCTGTGATTTCAAGTGCAG GATTTTCTCTGCCTACATCAGAGAGGTGGAAGAGAGGCCAGGACCCACGCCCTGGGGCTCCAAGATGCCTTTTGGGGAGGTGATGTTTGAGTCGGCAGGCACTGCTGGGTGGGtccacagtgtgtgtttctccagcaGTGGGAGCCGGGTGGCCTGGGCCAGCCATGACAGTATGGTGGCTGTGGCTGATGGTGGGAAGACCACTGT TATCAACAGCCTGAGCTCGGaaaccctccccctcctgtgCGTGACGTTCATCACTGAGAACAGCTTGGTGGCAGCG GGCCATGATTGCTACCCGGTGCTGTTTGTTTATGATGCTGACAAGGGGACCCTCACCTTTGGCGGAAAGCTGGATGTTCCCAAGCAGAGCACTCAGCGAGGAATGACTGCCAGAGAGCGCTTCCAGAACCTGGACAAGAAGGCTGAGGCCAAGGAAGTGGTGCTGGATTCTCTGCACAAGAACAGCATCAG CCAAATCTCTGTCTTGGAGGGTGGAAAGAGCAAGTGTGCTAAATTCTGCACCACTGGAATGGATGGGGGAATGGCAATATGGGATGTCAAA ACTCTAGAATCTGCAATGAAAGATCTGAAGATAGTTTAA
- the LOC133122335 gene encoding actin-related protein 2/3 complex subunit 1A: MSLHQFILEPITCHAWNRDKTQIAISPNNHEVHIYKKSGNQWTKAHELKEHNGHITGIDWAPKSDRIVTCGSDRNAYVWSQKDGIWKPTLVILRINRAATFVKWSPLENKFAVGSGARLISVCYFESENDWWVSKHIKKPIRSTVLSLDWHPNNVLLAAGSCDFKCRVFSAYIKEVDEKPAATPWGSKMPFGQVMAEFGGAGSGGWVHSVSFSASGGRLAWVSHDSTVTVVDSTKGSTLSQLKTEFLPLLSVMFISENNVLAAGHDCCPMLFSYDDQGALTFTSKLDIPKQSIQRNISAMERFRNMDKRATTEDRNTTLETLHQNSITQVSIYEGDKGDCRKFCTTGIDGAMTIWDFKALESSLQGLRIM, encoded by the exons ATGTCTCTGCACCAGTTTATCTTGGAGCCTATCACTTGTCACGCTTGGAATCGGGACAAAACAC AAATTGCCATCAGCCCAAACAATCACGAAGTCCATATTTATAAGAAGAGTGGGAACCAGTGGACGAAAGCGCATGAATTAAAAGAGCACAATGGGCACATTACAG GTATTGACTGGGCCCCTAAGAGCGACCGCATTGTGACCTGTGGTTCTGACCGCAACGCCTACGTGTGGAGCCAGAAGGATGGGATCTGGAAGCCCACCCTGGTGATTCTGAGGATTAACCGTGCAGCGACCTTTGTGAAGTGGTCGCCCCTGGAGAACAAGTTTGCAGTGGGCAGTGGAGCTCGTCtcatctctgtgtgttactTTGAGTCAGAAAATGATTG GTGGGTTAGCAAACACATCAAGAAACCGATTCGTTCTACAGTCCTTAGTTTAGACTGGCATCCGAATAATGTCCTCCTGGCAGCTGGGTCATGTGACTTCAAATGCAG GGTGTTCTCTGCATACATTAAGGAGGTGGATGAGAAGCCGGCTGCCACTCCCTGGGGTTCGAAGATGCCGTTTGGGCAGGTGATGGCGGAGTTTGGGGGCGCGGGCAGCGGTGGATGGGTTCACAGTGTCAGCTTCTCTGCCAGTGGGGGCCGCCTGGCCTGGGTCAGCCATGACAGCACAGTGACTGTGGTGGACTCCACCAAGGGCTCCAC GCTATCCCAGCTAAAGACTGAATTCCTTCCCCTACTAAGTGTGATGTTTATCTCTGAAAACAATGTTCTTGCAGCG GGCCATGACTGCTGCCCAATGCTGTTCAGTTATGATGACCAGGGTGCGCTGACCTTCACCTCCAAGTTAGACATTCCAAAGCAGAGTATCCAGCGCAATATTTCTGCCATGGAGCGCTTCCGGAACATGGACAAGAGGGCCACCACTGAGGACCGCAACACTACCCTGGAGACACTGCACCAGAACAGCATCAC CCAAGTGTCTATATATGAAGGAGACAAAGGAGATTGTCGTAAATTCTGCACTACAGGAATCGATGGAGCAATGACCATTTGGGATTTCAAG GCACTAGAGTCTTCTCTCCAAGGCCTACGAATAATGTAA
- the LOC133122334 gene encoding myosin-16-like, whose product MPGGYKGECGDDIDPMPFLAPPEKEKLEAMAKPYDIKKSCWVHDEKEGYITGEIQSEEGDKVTIKTAKNTTVTIKKDDIQQMNPPKFYQASDMANLTFLNEASVMDNLRQRYIHMRIYTYSGLFCVTVNPYKWLPIYGGKVAQLFKGKKRNEVPPHLFSISDNAYHDMLMEHENQSMLITGESGAGKTENTKKVIQYFANVGAVTGKAAVSDSKGSLEDQIIQANPVLEAFGNAKTTRNNNSSRFGKFIRIHFGPTAKLAGADIESYLLEKSRVISQQAAERGYHIFYQLLSGKIPELIEGLLLMSDPSHYTWIAQGVTVVENMDDGEEMMLTDVAFDVLGFTPEEKRSIYNLTGGIMHFGNMRFKQKPREEQAEVDSTEVADKVAHLLMINSGELQKGITKPRVKVGNEFVTKGQSQVQCVYSIGALGKAVYDRMFKWMVVRINKTLDTKMQRQYFIGVLDIAGFEIFEFNSFEQLCINFTNEKLQQFFNHHMFVLEQEEYKKEGIDWVFIDFGLDLQACIELLEKPMGIFSILEEQCVFPKASDQTFKSALYDNHLGKSNNFLKPKGGKKGPEAHFELVHYAGTVGYNISGWLEKNKDPLNETVVGLFQKSSQTLLANLFKEEEAAAGAKKQKKGSSFQTVSAFYREQLNKLMTTLRSTAPHFVRCIVPNEFKQSAVCDAHLILHQLACNGVLEGIRICRKGFPNRLQYPEFKQRYYILNPNIVPKGFVDNKKASELILGSIGLDDLEYRIGHTKVFFRAGVLAKLEDLRDDRLAKIMTMLQSRSRGFLMRIEFKKMLERRIGLIAIQRNVRKFLQLRYWGWWKLYTKVKPLLNVARQEDEMKAKEEELREQAEKAHEMVARVKELEEKLAAVSQERNDLSVALTAEQETLADAEERCTQLMKQKANMEGQIQDMKERLEEEENTASSLSANKRKLDAELNDLKRDLEGLEATLAKTEKEKQSLDQKVRTLSGDLGQRDDTIAKLQKEKRALEELHQKTLDDLQAEEDKVNHLTKSNSKLTTQIHELEDNWEQEKKIRAEVEKARRKAEGDLKMTIENLNEMERSKIDLEEVVKKRDIEVNHLNSKWEDEQSLNSTLQRKLKEHQARIEELEEELEAERAVRAKVEKQRAELSRDLEDLSDRLEEAGGATVSQIEQNKKREGELLKLRREVEESALQSEATASALRKKHSDAMAEMAEHVDNLQRVKVKLEKDKQVMKAEIDDLNASIESVQKAKLNSEAHVRKLEDSMSEANARLAEMERNNSELNTMKIRFCAENSDLGRELEEAQSKVSQLARVKSTMTSLTDELKRQLDEETKSRSMAVVSLANARHDLDLVKEQLEEEQEGKAEMQRLISKLNSEVTTWRTKYETDAIQKTEELEETKRKLAARLQEAEEAAEAAQARAASLEKVKLRLQGEVEDLTIELEKANAAAAALDKKQRTFDKMISEWSQKCEELQLELDSSQKECRIHMTESYKLKTAYEEAQDHLESVKKDNKTLAEEIKDLVDQLGEGGKSVHELQKAKKKLEIEKDELQMALEEAEASVEVSESKVIRIQLELAQVKADIDRRIHEKEEEFEVTRKNHQRAIESLQASLEAEAKGRAEALRLKKKMEADLNEMEIQLEHANKNNSELVKTLKKMQQQIKDMQIQMDEDARRHEELREQYSLQERRLSLLQTEIEEVRSGLEASERSRKLIEQELVEVSERHNELRTQNQSLIIIKRKMESDMTRIVNENEELISEFRSADERAKKAVADATRMAEELRQEQDHCMHLEKIKKNNEIAIKDLQLKVEEAEQLALKAGKRTIQKLEAKVKELETEFDSEQKRHVETMKFLHKNERRLKELVFQTEEDHKTNQRMQELVEKLQNKLKSYKRQLEESEEQANTSLSKYRKTVNELDDAEERAGMAESALVKLRTRNRASVGKGFTSVEIIQVSKSSSSKSTSEE is encoded by the exons ATGCCGGGTGGATATAAAGGAGAGTGTGGGGATGACATAGATCCCATGCCCTTCCTGGCTCCTCCAGAGAAGGAGAAACTGGAGGCCATGGCCAAGCCCTACGACATTAAGAAGAGCTGTTGGGTGCATGATGAGAAGGAAGGTTATATTACTGGCGAGATCCAGTCTGAGGAGGGTGATAAAGTCACCATCAAGACTGCCAAAAACACT ACTGTCACCATTAAGAAGGATGATATTCAACAAATGAACCCACCCAAGTTCTATCAGGCGAGTGACATGGCTAACTTGACCTTTCTCAATGAAGCCAGTGTGATGGACAACCTTCGCCAGCGCTACATCCACATGAGAATCTAT ACATATTCTGGCTTGTTCTGCGTAACTGTCAATCCTTACAAGTGGCTTCCTATCTATGGTGGCAAAGTTGCCCAACTGTTCAAGGGGAAGAAGCGCAATGAGGTGCCCCCCCATCTGTTCTCCATCTCAGACAATGCCTATCATGACATGCTGATGG AGCATGAAAACCAGTCTATGCTTATCAC CGGAGAATCTGGCGCTGGCAAGACTGAGAACACCAAGAAGGTCATTCAGTACTTTGCCAATGTGGGTGCCGTTACTGGAAAAGCAGCTGTATCTGATTCCAAG GGCTCCCTGGAAGATCAAATCATCCAGGCTAACCCTGTACTTGAAGCTTTTGGTAATGCCAAAACCACCAGGAACAACAATTCCTCCAGATTT GGTAAATTTATCCGAATCCATTTTGGACCAACAGCTAAGCTGGCTGGAGCTGACATTGAGAGCT ATCTACTGGAGAAATCTCGTGTCATCTCTCAACAAGCTGCAGAACGTGGGTACCATATCTTCTACCAGCTGCTTTCAGGAAAGATACCAGAACTGATTG AGGGGCTCCTGCTGATGTCAGACCCAAGTCATTATACATGGATTGCCCAGGGCGTGACTGTGGTGGAAAACATGGATGATGGTGAAGAAATGATGCTCACCGAT GTGGCTTTTGATGTGCTGGGCTTCACACCAGAGGAGAAAAGGAGCATATATAATCTGACTGGTGGGATCATGCACTTTGGCAACATGAGATTTAAGCAGAAGCCAAGAGAGGAGCAGGCTGAGGTTGACTCAACTGAGG TGGCAGACAAAGTTGCCCATCTGTTGATGATTAACTCTGGTGAGCTGCAGAAGGGCATCACCAAACCTCGTGTGAAAGTCGGAAATGAGTTTGTGACCAAAGGTCAGAGCCAGGTCCAGTGTGTCTACTCCATCGGTGCCCTGGGCAAAGCCGTATATGACAGGATGTTCAAGTGGATGGTCGTCAGAATCAACAAGACCCTGGACACAAAGATGCAGCGCCAGTATTTCATAGGTGTACTGGATATTGCTGGCTTTGAGATCTTTGAG TTCAACAGTTTTGAACAGCTGTGCATCAACTTTACCAATGAGAAACTGCAACAGTTTTTCAACCACCACATGTTTGTGCTGGAACAAGAGGAGTACAAGAAGGAAGGCATTGACTGGGTCTTCATTGACTTTGGTCTGGACCTGCAAGCCTGTATTGAGCTTCTGGAGAAG CCAATGGGTATATTCTCCATCCTTGAAGAGCAGTGCGTGTTCCCCAAAGCCAGTGATCAAACCTTCAAATCTGCCCTGTATGACAATCATCTGGGCAAGTCCAACAACTTCCTCAAGCCCAAGGGAGGGAAGAAGGGCCCTGAGGCTCATTTTGAACTGGTCCATTATGCTGGCACA GTTGGATATAATATCTCAGGCTGGCTGGAGAAGAACAAGGACCCCTTGAATGAAACCGTGGTTGGGCTCTTCCAGAAGTCCTCCCAGACTTTGCTGGCCAACCTTTTCAAAGAAGAGGAAGCTGCTGCTGGGGCCAAGAAGCAGAAGAAGGGGTCATCTTTCCAGACTGTGTCTGCTTTCTACAGG GAGCAGCTGAACAAGCTGATGACTACTCTGCGCAGTACTGCCCCCCACTTTGTGCGTTGCATTGTACCTAATGAGTTCAAACAATCAG CTGTTTGTGATGCACATCTCATTCTGCACCAGCTGGCCTGTAATGGTGTACTGGAAGGGATCCGTATCTGCAGAAAAGGTTTCCCCAACAGGCTGCAGTATCCAGAGTTCAAGCAAAG ATACTATATCCTGAACCCCAACATCGTCCCCAAAGGATTTGTGGACAACAAAAAAGCATCAGAGTTGATTCTGGGTTCTATTGGCTTAGATGATCTTGAGTATAGAATTGGACACACTAAG GTGTTCTTCCGTGCGGGAGTGTTGGCCAAACTTGAAGACCTGCGAGATGACCGCCTGGCAAAGATTATGACTATGCTCCAGTCACGTTCACGAGGATTCCTCATGAGGATTGAGTTCAAGAAAATGCTTGAGAGAAG AATTGGTCTCATTGCCATCCAGCGCAATGTGCGTAAATTCCTGCAGCTCCGCTACTGGGGATGGTGGAAGCTTTACACCAAG GTCAAGCCTCTGCTGAATGTGGCTCGTCAAGAAGATGAAATGAAGGCCAAAGAAGAAGAGTTGCGTGAGCAAGCAGAGAAGGCCCATGAGATGGTAGCTAGGGTCAAGGAACTGGAGGAGAAGTTGGCTGCTGTCTCCCAGGAGAGGAATGACCTTTCCGTGGCTCTCACAGCT GAACAAGAAACCTTGGCAGACGCAGAAGAGCGCTGCACTCAGCTGATGAAGCAGAAGGCTAACATGGAGGGTCAGATCCAGGACATGAAAGAGcgcctggaggaggaggagaataCAGCCAGCAGCCTGAGTGCAAACAAGCGTAAGCTAGATGCAGAGCTCAATGACCTCAAGAGGGACTTGGAGGGACTGGAAGCCACACTGGCCAAGACTGAGAAGGAAAAGCAG aGCTTGGACCAGAAAGTGCGAACCCTATCAGGTGACCTTGGACAGAGGGACGACACTATTgcaaagctccaaaaggagaaGAGAGCTTTAGAAGAGCTGCATCAG AAAACTCTAGATGACCTTCAAGCAGAGGAGGACAAGGTGAACCACCTCACGAAGAGCAACAGCAAGCTGACCACTCAGATACATGAG CTTGAAGACAATTGGgaacaagaaaagaaaatccgTGCTGAGGTGGAGAAAGCTCGCCGCAAGGCAGAGGGCGACCTAAAAATGACAATTGAAAACCTCAacgaaatggagagatccaagATTGATCTGGAAGAGGTTGTGAAAAA GAGGGATATTGAGGTCAACCACTTGAACAGTAAATGGGAGGATGAGCAGTCACTGAACTCTACACTGCAGAGGAAGCTTAAAGAGCACCAG GCTCGCATTGAAGAGTTGGAGGAAGAGTTGGAAGCTGAGAGGGCTGTACGTGCCAAG GTGGAGAAACAACGAGCTGAACTATCTCGTGACCTGGAAGACCTCAGCGACAGACTGGAAGAAGCTGGGGGGGCTACAGTTTCTCAG ATTGAGCAAAACAAGAAGCGGGAAGGGGAGTTGCTGAAGCTGCGGCGGGAGGTGGAGGAGTCAGCCCTGCAGTCTGAGGCCACTGCCTCTGCCCTGCGCAAGAAGCACTCCGACGCCATGGCTGAGATGGCTGAGCACGTAGACAATCTACAGCGTGTGAAGGTCAAACTGGAGAAGGATAAACAAGTCATGAAGGCTGAGATTGATGATCTCAATGCCAGCATTGAATCAGTCCAGAAGGCAAAG CTGAACTCTGAGGCTCATGTTCGTAAGTTGGAGGACAGTATGTCTGAAGCCAATGCCAGGCttgcagagatggagagaaacaaTTCAGAACTGAATACCATGAAGATCCGTTTCTGTG CTGAAAACAGTGATCTGGGCCGTGAACTGGAGGAGGCACAGAGCAAGGTCAGCCAGCTGGCCCGTGTAAAGTCCACAATGACCTCCCTGACTGATGAGCTCAAGAGGCAGTTGGATGAGGAGACAAAG TCTCGCAGCATGGCGGTGGTCAGCCTGGCCAATGCTCGGCATGACCTAGACTTGGTGAAGGAGCAActagaggaggagcaggagggcaaGGCTGAGATGCAGCGCCTAATCTCCAAGCTCAACTCAGAGGTTACCACCTGGAGGACCAAGTATGAGACTGATGCCATCCAGAAAACAGAAGAGCTGGAGGAGACTAA GCGGAAGCTGGCTGCCAGGCTCCAAGAGGCAGAAGAGGCTGCAGAAGCAGCCCAGGCTCGGGCAGCCAGCTTAGAGAAGGTGAAGCTCAGGCTGCAGGGAGAGGTGGAAGACCTCACCATCGAATTGGAGAAG GCTAacgctgctgctgcagctctgGACAAGAAGCAGCGCACCTTTGACAAGATGATCTCTGAGTGGAGTCAGAAATGTGAAGAACTGCAGCTGGAGCTCGACAGCTCCCAGAAGGAATGTCGTATCCACATGACGGAGTCCTACAAACTCAAGACTGCCTATGAAGAGGCACAAGACCACCTAGAGAGTGTGAAGAAGGACAACAAGACCCTCGCAG AGGAGATCAAAGACCTTGTGGATCAGCTGGGTGAGGGTGGAAAGAGTGTCCACGAGCTGCAGAAAGCAAAGAAGAAGTTGGAGATTGAGAAGGATGAACTGCAAATGGCCTTGGAGGAAGCTGAAGCTTCTGTGGAG GTTTCAGAGAGCAAAGTGATCCGCATACAGTTGGAGCTAGCTCAAGTCAAGGCTGACATTGATCGCAGAATTCATGAAAAGGAGGAAGAATTTGAAGTTACAAG GAAGAACCACCAGCGTGCTATCGAGTCTCTGCAGGCCAGTCTGGAGGCAGAGGCTAAGGGTCGTGCTGAGGCCCTACGGCTGAAGAAGAAGATGGAAGCTGACCTGAATGAAATGGAGATCCAACTGGAACATGCCAACAAGAACAATAGTGAACTGGTCAAGACTCTCAAGAAGATGCAGCAGCAGATCAAG GACATGCAGATACAGATGGACGAGGATGCCCGCAGGCACGAGGAGCTGAGGGAGCAGTACAGCCTGCAGGAGCGCCGCCTCAGCCTGCTGCAGACGGAGATCGAGGAGGTGCGCAGCGGGCTGGAGGCCTCAGAGCGCTCCCGCAAACTCATCGAGCAGGAGCTGGTGGAGGTCAGCGAGAGACACAATGAGCTCAGAACACAG AACCAAAGCCTGATTATCATCAAGCGCAAAATGGAATCGGACATGACGCGCATCGTTAACGAAAACGAGGAATTGATCAGTGAATTCCGTTCTGCAGATGAGAGAGCCAAGAAAGCTGTTGCCGAT GCCACACGCATGGCTGAAGAGCTGCGACAGGAGCAAGACCACTGTATGCACCTGGAAAAGATTAAGAAGAACAATGAGATTGCCATCAAGGACCTGCAGTTGAAGGTGGAGGAAGCTGAACAACTGGCCCTCAAGGCTGGGAAACGCACAATCCAGAAACTGGAGGCCAAG GTTAAGGAGCTGGAAACTGAGTTTGACTCAGAGCAGAAACGTCACGTTGAGACCATGAAGTTCCTGCACAAGAATGAGCGCCGTCTCAAGGAGCTGGTATTCCAGACTGAAGAGGATCACAAGACCAACCAGCGCATGCAAGAGCTAGTGGAGAAACTGCAGAACAAACTGAAGTCCTACAAGAGGCAGCTTGAAGAATCT GAGGAGCAGGCAAATACGAGTCTGTCCAAGTACAGGAAAACAGTCAACGAACTGGATGATGCTGAAGAGAGAGCAGGTATGGCTGAGTCTGCTCTGGTCAAGCTGCGTACCAGGAACCGTGCCTCTGTGGGGAAGGGCTTCACCTCCGTGGAGATCATTCAGGTGTCCAAGTCCTCCTCCTCTAAGTCTACTTCTGAGGAATAA